A genomic region of Eucalyptus grandis isolate ANBG69807.140 chromosome 5, ASM1654582v1, whole genome shotgun sequence contains the following coding sequences:
- the LOC104443323 gene encoding probable plastid-lipid-associated protein 10, chloroplastic isoform X1, which yields MELAFGPPSSFPPAKTCTRETDGFPTSHRVPFKLYDQRGARSVTCCATQRAQVPELSLENEKHNLLRAVQETQRGLITSADQRSNIEEAMQVNLECYCSGVPIDLVKLDGTWRLQYTSARDVLILLESAATLPFFQVGQIFQKFNCLDQSNGGVVYNVVKWSIPTLLEEDNGVTLLVSAKFSVLSARNIYLQFEEVTFEDINISGELQALIAPALLPRSFFSLQILQFIRTFKAQIPLGNQDRRSVGGLYYLSYLDNNMLLGRAVGGGGAFVFTRAQPL from the exons ATGGAATTGGCGTTTGGACCTCCGTCATCCTTCCCGCCTGCAAAGACGTGTACCCGCGAAACTGATGGTTTTCCAACAAGTCACCGCGTCCCGTTCAAGCTATATGATCAACGAGGAGCTCGTTCAGTTACTTGTTGCGCCACCCAGAGAGCCCAG GTGCCAGAGCTTTCGTTGGAGAATGAGAAACACAATCTTCTAAGAGCTGTCCAGGAAACCCAGCGAGGTCTTATTACCAGTGCCGATCAACGTTCTAACATTGAAGAGGCTATG CAGGTGAACCTCGAGTGTTACTGTTCTGGTGTGCCAATTGATCTGGTGAAGTTGGATGGGACATGGCGTCTGCAGTATACCTCTGCTCGTGATGTTCTCATTCTTCTTGAGTCTGCTGCTACTCTTCCTTTCTTCCAG GTTGGGcagattttccaaaaattcaattgCCTGGATCAGTCAAATGGTGGTGTTGTCTACAATGTTGTCAAATGGAGCATCCCGACTTTGCTAGAG GAAGACAATGGTGTTACTCTGCTTGTTTCCGCAAAATTTTCAGTCCTTTCTGCTCGTAACATTTACCTTCAGTTTGAAGAG GTAACTTTTGAAGATATAAACATCAGTGGGGAGCTGCAAGCTCTAATAGCTCCAGCTCTGCTTCCACGGTCATTTTTCAGCTTGCAG ATCTTGCAGTTTATTCGTACTTTTAAGGCTCAGATCCCCTTAGGAAATCAAGATAG GCGATCAGTTGGTGGATTATACTATCTTTCGTATTTAGATAACAACATGCTGTTGGGGCGCGCTGTTGGCGGTGGAGGAGCCTTTGTTTTCACCAGAGCTCAACCTCTTTAG
- the LOC104443323 gene encoding probable plastid-lipid-associated protein 10, chloroplastic isoform X3 — protein sequence MELAFGPPSSFPPAKTCTRETDGFPTSHRVPFKLYDQRGARSVTCCATQRAQVPELSLENEKHNLLRAVQETQRGLITSADQRSNIEEAMQVNLECYCSGVPIDLVKLDGTWRLQYTSARDVLILLESAATLPFFQIFQKFNCLDQSNGGVVYNVVKWSIPTLLEEDNGVTLLVSAKFSVLSARNIYLQFEEVTFEDINISGELQALIAPALLPRSFFSLQILQFIRTFKAQIPLGNQDRRSVGGLYYLSYLDNNMLLGRAVGGGGAFVFTRAQPL from the exons ATGGAATTGGCGTTTGGACCTCCGTCATCCTTCCCGCCTGCAAAGACGTGTACCCGCGAAACTGATGGTTTTCCAACAAGTCACCGCGTCCCGTTCAAGCTATATGATCAACGAGGAGCTCGTTCAGTTACTTGTTGCGCCACCCAGAGAGCCCAG GTGCCAGAGCTTTCGTTGGAGAATGAGAAACACAATCTTCTAAGAGCTGTCCAGGAAACCCAGCGAGGTCTTATTACCAGTGCCGATCAACGTTCTAACATTGAAGAGGCTATG CAGGTGAACCTCGAGTGTTACTGTTCTGGTGTGCCAATTGATCTGGTGAAGTTGGATGGGACATGGCGTCTGCAGTATACCTCTGCTCGTGATGTTCTCATTCTTCTTGAGTCTGCTGCTACTCTTCCTTTCTTCCAG attttccaaaaattcaattgCCTGGATCAGTCAAATGGTGGTGTTGTCTACAATGTTGTCAAATGGAGCATCCCGACTTTGCTAGAG GAAGACAATGGTGTTACTCTGCTTGTTTCCGCAAAATTTTCAGTCCTTTCTGCTCGTAACATTTACCTTCAGTTTGAAGAG GTAACTTTTGAAGATATAAACATCAGTGGGGAGCTGCAAGCTCTAATAGCTCCAGCTCTGCTTCCACGGTCATTTTTCAGCTTGCAG ATCTTGCAGTTTATTCGTACTTTTAAGGCTCAGATCCCCTTAGGAAATCAAGATAG GCGATCAGTTGGTGGATTATACTATCTTTCGTATTTAGATAACAACATGCTGTTGGGGCGCGCTGTTGGCGGTGGAGGAGCCTTTGTTTTCACCAGAGCTCAACCTCTTTAG
- the LOC104443328 gene encoding uncharacterized protein LOC104443328 has product MGNCLSSKGFRQAEQIVEVATTASGIMQFKAPITPQCITNEFPGHAIFRSSDPFSGPLLHNEELHPGELYYLLPLQPFRGSISATSRPSYRISLDHQGMMPGKAAPEVLPRYNSAGVWKVKLLISPEQLTEILSQEAHTEALIESLRTVAKSGHVAGNGASSVADSEYCSLSQS; this is encoded by the coding sequence ATGGGCAATTGCCTTTCTAGTAAAGGGTTTCGGCAGGCCGAACAAATCGTAGAAGTGGCGACGACTGCCAGTGGCATCATGCAGTTCAAGGCACCCATCACACCCCAATGCATCACCAATGAATTCCCTGGTCATGCCATCTTCCGGAGCAGTGACCCTTTCTCAGGCCCTCTTCTTCACAACGAAGAGCTTCATCCTGGAGAATTGTACTACTTGCTCCCACTTCAGCCATTCAGAGGATCCATATCAGCCACATCTCGACCCAGCTACCGCATTTCCCTCGATCATCAGGGAATGATGCCCGGAAAGGCAGCCCCCGAGGTGCTTCCTAGATACAACAGCGCTGGGGTGTGGAAGGTGAAGTTGCTCATAAGCCCTGAGCAGTTAACCGAGATACTGTCTCAGGAGGCTCACACGGAGGCACTGATTGAGAGTCTCCGAACCGTGGCCAAGTCTGGCCACGTTGCTGGTAATGGAGCATCTTCCGTGGCTGATTCAGAGTACTGCAGCCTCTCCCAGAGTTAA
- the LOC104443329 gene encoding CBL-interacting serine/threonine-protein kinase 9 isoform X2 codes for MSVKAPATRTRVGRYELGKTIGEGSFAKVKFAKHLDSGDSFAIKIIDRHLVLRHKMVEQIKREISTMKLIKHPNVIKMFEVMASKTKIYIVLEFVDGGELFDKIARHGRLKEDEARRYFQQLIDAVDYCHSRGVYHRDLKPENLLLDTYGVLKVSDFGLSTFSKKGDGLLHTACGTPNYVAPEVLNDNGYDGTSSDIWSCGVILFVLMAGYLPFDEANLIALYKKICNADFACPPWFSSGAKNLILRILDPSPLTRITIPEIREDEWFKKGYRPPHFEHEEEVNLDDIDAAFNDSQEHLVTERKERPESMNAFELISRSQGFNLESLFEKQMGLVKRETRFTSQHPANEIMCKIEETAKPLGFNVHKRDYKMKLRGDKTGRKGHLSVATEVFEVAPSLHMVELRKTGGDTLEFHKFYNSFSSGLKDIVWQPDGNAEKR; via the exons ATGAGCGTGAAGGCACCGGCGACGAGGACCCGCGTGGGGAGATATGAGCTGGGCAAGACGATCGGGGAAGGCAGCTTTGCCAAGGTCAAGTTCGCCAAGCACCTTGACTCCGGCGACTCCTTCGCCATCAAGATCATCGACCGCCACCTCGTCCTCCGTCATAAGATGGTCGagcag ATAAAGAGAGAAATATCAACCATGAAGCTGATCAAGCATCCAAACGTTATTAAAATGTTTGAG GTCATGGCCAGCAAAACGAAGATCTACATTGTTCTTGAGTTTGTTGATGGTGGCGAGCTCTTTGACAAAATA GCAAGACACGGAAGGCTAAAAGAGGATGAAGCCAGGCGCTATTTTCAGCAACTCATTGACGCTGTGGACTACTGTCATAGCAGGGGTGTTTACCATAGAGATTTGAAG CCTGAAAATTTGCTTCTAGACACCTATGGAGTTCTTAAAGTTTCGGATTTTGGATTGAGTACGTTCTCAAAGAAA GGGGATGGGTTGCTTCACACCGCCTGTGGAACACCGAATTATGTAGCTCCTGAG gTCTTGAATGATAATGGATATGATGGTACATCATCCGATATTTGGTCTTGTGGGGTAATTCTTTTTGTATTAATGGCTGGATACTTGCCTTTTGATGAAGCCAATCTCATTGCTTTGTACAAAAAG ATCTGCAACGCTGATTTTGCATGTCCTCCGTGGTTCTCATCTGGTGCAAAGAATCTTATATTACGTATTCTTGATCCAAGTCCTCTCACG CGAATAACAATTCCTGAAATCCGGGAAGATGAATGGTTCAAGAAGGGTTACAGGCCACCTCACTTTGAGCATGAAGAGGAGGTAAATCTTGACGACATTGATGCTGCTTTCAATGATTCACAG GAACACCTTGTAAcggagaggaaagagaggccTGAATCCATGAATGCATTTGAGCTTATTTCTAGGTCGCAAGGATTCAATCTCGAAAGTTTATTTGAGAAGCAGATG GGCCTTGTGAAGCGAGAAACCCGATTTACTTCTCAGCACCCCGCAAATGAAATCATGTGTAAAATCGAGGAAACTGCAAAGCCTTTGGGCTTTAATGTTCATAAAAGAGATTACAAG ATGAAACTGCGGGGTGATAAAACTGGAAGAAAAGGCCACCTTTCTGTGGCTACAGAG GTTTTTGAGGTGGCACCTTCACTCCACATGGTTGAGCTCCGTAAAACTGGTGGTGACACGTTGGAGTTTCATAAG TTCTATAACAGCTTCTCGTCGGGCTTGAAGGATATAGTTTGGCAACCTGACGGAAATGCTGAAaaaag GTGA
- the LOC104443329 gene encoding CBL-interacting serine/threonine-protein kinase 9 isoform X1, with the protein MSVKAPATRTRVGRYELGKTIGEGSFAKVKFAKHLDSGDSFAIKIIDRHLVLRHKMVEQIKREISTMKLIKHPNVIKMFEVMASKTKIYIVLEFVDGGELFDKIARHGRLKEDEARRYFQQLIDAVDYCHSRGVYHRDLKPENLLLDTYGVLKVSDFGLSTFSKKVRGDGLLHTACGTPNYVAPEVLNDNGYDGTSSDIWSCGVILFVLMAGYLPFDEANLIALYKKICNADFACPPWFSSGAKNLILRILDPSPLTRITIPEIREDEWFKKGYRPPHFEHEEEVNLDDIDAAFNDSQEHLVTERKERPESMNAFELISRSQGFNLESLFEKQMGLVKRETRFTSQHPANEIMCKIEETAKPLGFNVHKRDYKMKLRGDKTGRKGHLSVATEVFEVAPSLHMVELRKTGGDTLEFHKFYNSFSSGLKDIVWQPDGNAEKR; encoded by the exons ATGAGCGTGAAGGCACCGGCGACGAGGACCCGCGTGGGGAGATATGAGCTGGGCAAGACGATCGGGGAAGGCAGCTTTGCCAAGGTCAAGTTCGCCAAGCACCTTGACTCCGGCGACTCCTTCGCCATCAAGATCATCGACCGCCACCTCGTCCTCCGTCATAAGATGGTCGagcag ATAAAGAGAGAAATATCAACCATGAAGCTGATCAAGCATCCAAACGTTATTAAAATGTTTGAG GTCATGGCCAGCAAAACGAAGATCTACATTGTTCTTGAGTTTGTTGATGGTGGCGAGCTCTTTGACAAAATA GCAAGACACGGAAGGCTAAAAGAGGATGAAGCCAGGCGCTATTTTCAGCAACTCATTGACGCTGTGGACTACTGTCATAGCAGGGGTGTTTACCATAGAGATTTGAAG CCTGAAAATTTGCTTCTAGACACCTATGGAGTTCTTAAAGTTTCGGATTTTGGATTGAGTACGTTCTCAAAGAAAGTGAGG GGGGATGGGTTGCTTCACACCGCCTGTGGAACACCGAATTATGTAGCTCCTGAG gTCTTGAATGATAATGGATATGATGGTACATCATCCGATATTTGGTCTTGTGGGGTAATTCTTTTTGTATTAATGGCTGGATACTTGCCTTTTGATGAAGCCAATCTCATTGCTTTGTACAAAAAG ATCTGCAACGCTGATTTTGCATGTCCTCCGTGGTTCTCATCTGGTGCAAAGAATCTTATATTACGTATTCTTGATCCAAGTCCTCTCACG CGAATAACAATTCCTGAAATCCGGGAAGATGAATGGTTCAAGAAGGGTTACAGGCCACCTCACTTTGAGCATGAAGAGGAGGTAAATCTTGACGACATTGATGCTGCTTTCAATGATTCACAG GAACACCTTGTAAcggagaggaaagagaggccTGAATCCATGAATGCATTTGAGCTTATTTCTAGGTCGCAAGGATTCAATCTCGAAAGTTTATTTGAGAAGCAGATG GGCCTTGTGAAGCGAGAAACCCGATTTACTTCTCAGCACCCCGCAAATGAAATCATGTGTAAAATCGAGGAAACTGCAAAGCCTTTGGGCTTTAATGTTCATAAAAGAGATTACAAG ATGAAACTGCGGGGTGATAAAACTGGAAGAAAAGGCCACCTTTCTGTGGCTACAGAG GTTTTTGAGGTGGCACCTTCACTCCACATGGTTGAGCTCCGTAAAACTGGTGGTGACACGTTGGAGTTTCATAAG TTCTATAACAGCTTCTCGTCGGGCTTGAAGGATATAGTTTGGCAACCTGACGGAAATGCTGAAaaaag GTGA
- the LOC104443325 gene encoding soluble inorganic pyrophosphatase 1 — protein sequence MSEVDGSHRPVPRLNERILSSLSRRSVAAHPWHDLEIGPEAPQIVNCVVEITKGSKVKYELDKKTGLIKVDRILYSSVVYPHNYGFIPRTLCEDNDPIDVLVLMQEPVVPGCFLRARAIGLMPMIDQGEKDDKIIAVCADDPEYKHYTDIKQLPPHRLSEIRRFFEDYKKNENKEVAVNDFLPSSTATEAIQYSMDLYAEYILHTLRR from the exons ATGAGTGAAGTTGATGGAAGCCATCGACCAGTTCCGCGCCTGAATGAGAGGATTCTTTCCTCCTTGTCAAGGAGATCTGTTGCTGCTCATCCTTGGCATGATCTTGAAATTG gACCTGAAGCCCCCCAAATTGTCAATTGC GTCGTTGAGATAACAAAGGGAAGCAAGGTCAAGTATGAGCTTGACAAGAAGACTGGACTCATTAAG GTTGACAGGATTTTATACTCATCTGTAGTCTATCCTCATAACTATGGCTTCATTCCCCGAACGTTATGTGAAGACAATGATCCGATTGACGTATTAGTTCTCATGCAG GAACCAGTCGTTCCCGGTTGCTTTCTACGTGCAAGAGCCATTGGACTGATGCCCATGATTGACCAG GGAgaaaaagatgataaaataatCGCAGTCTGTGCTGATGATCCAGAATATAAGCACTATACTGACATCAAACAGCTCCCACCTCACCGCCTTTCAGAAATACGCCGCTTTTTTGAAGATT ACAAGAAGAACGAGAACAAGGAGGTTGCTGTGAATGATTTTCTACCATCGTCTACCGCAACTGAAGCCATTCAGTATTCCAT GGATCTTTATGCAGAATACATATTGCACACCTTGAGGAGATAG
- the LOC104443326 gene encoding protein CURVATURE THYLAKOID 1B, chloroplastic: protein MASTSTASSSSALSTLVVDGKAPRQAQPQKSQTLLTSLPPPPALHSPPLSSASAYCRKIARNVAAMATGEAPAEVAAAELPEIFKSAKEAWDKVEDKYAVSSLAVAGVVALWGSTGMISAIDRLPLIPGALELVGIGYTGWFAYKNLVFKPDREALLRKIKDIYGEVTGSS from the exons ATGGCGTCCACCAGCACCGCCTCGTCCTCCTCCGCACTGTCGACGCTTGTGGTGGACGGCAAGGCCCCTCGTCAAGCTCAGCCCCAGAAGAGCCAGACCCTCCTCACctccctcccccctccccctGCTCTCcactctccccctctctcttctgcTTCCGCTTATT GTCGTAAGATTGCGCGCAATGTGGCGGCTATGGCTACCGGTGAGGCTCCTGCCGAAGTCGCCGCCGCCGAGCTCCCTGAGATCTTCAAATCCGCCAAAGAAGCT TGGGACAAAGTGGAAGATAAGTACGCCGTCAGTTCGCTGGCGGTCGCTGGTGTGGTTGCCCTCTGGGGCTCTACCGGAATGATCTCG GCGATCGATAGGCTTCCCCTGATTCCTGGCGCTCTTGAGCTGGTGGGAATTGGATATACTGGG TGGTTTGCGTACAAGAACCTTGTTTTCAAACCAGATAG GGAAGCTCTACTTAGGAAAATCAAGGACATATATGGTGAGGTTACTGGAAGCAGCTGA
- the LOC104443329 gene encoding CBL-interacting serine/threonine-protein kinase 9 isoform X3: MSVKAPATRTRVGRYELGKTIGEGSFAKVKFAKHLDSGDSFAIKIIDRHLVLRHKMVEQIKREISTMKLIKHPNVIKMFEVMASKTKIYIVLEFVDGGELFDKIARHGRLKEDEARRYFQQLIDAVDYCHSRGVYHRDLKPENLLLDTYGVLKVSDFGLSTFSKKVRGDGLLHTACGTPNYVAPEVLNDNGYDGTSSDIWSCGVILFVLMAGYLPFDEANLIALYKKICNADFACPPWFSSGAKNLILRILDPSPLTRITIPEIREDEWFKKGYRPPHFEHEEEVNLDDIDAAFNDSQEHLVTERKERPESMNAFELISRSQGFNLESLFEKQMGLVKRETRFTSQHPANEIMCKIEETAKPLGFNVHKRDYKMKLRGDKTGRKGHLSVATEVFEVAPSLHMVELRKTGGDTLEFHKLLVGLEGYSLAT, translated from the exons ATGAGCGTGAAGGCACCGGCGACGAGGACCCGCGTGGGGAGATATGAGCTGGGCAAGACGATCGGGGAAGGCAGCTTTGCCAAGGTCAAGTTCGCCAAGCACCTTGACTCCGGCGACTCCTTCGCCATCAAGATCATCGACCGCCACCTCGTCCTCCGTCATAAGATGGTCGagcag ATAAAGAGAGAAATATCAACCATGAAGCTGATCAAGCATCCAAACGTTATTAAAATGTTTGAG GTCATGGCCAGCAAAACGAAGATCTACATTGTTCTTGAGTTTGTTGATGGTGGCGAGCTCTTTGACAAAATA GCAAGACACGGAAGGCTAAAAGAGGATGAAGCCAGGCGCTATTTTCAGCAACTCATTGACGCTGTGGACTACTGTCATAGCAGGGGTGTTTACCATAGAGATTTGAAG CCTGAAAATTTGCTTCTAGACACCTATGGAGTTCTTAAAGTTTCGGATTTTGGATTGAGTACGTTCTCAAAGAAAGTGAGG GGGGATGGGTTGCTTCACACCGCCTGTGGAACACCGAATTATGTAGCTCCTGAG gTCTTGAATGATAATGGATATGATGGTACATCATCCGATATTTGGTCTTGTGGGGTAATTCTTTTTGTATTAATGGCTGGATACTTGCCTTTTGATGAAGCCAATCTCATTGCTTTGTACAAAAAG ATCTGCAACGCTGATTTTGCATGTCCTCCGTGGTTCTCATCTGGTGCAAAGAATCTTATATTACGTATTCTTGATCCAAGTCCTCTCACG CGAATAACAATTCCTGAAATCCGGGAAGATGAATGGTTCAAGAAGGGTTACAGGCCACCTCACTTTGAGCATGAAGAGGAGGTAAATCTTGACGACATTGATGCTGCTTTCAATGATTCACAG GAACACCTTGTAAcggagaggaaagagaggccTGAATCCATGAATGCATTTGAGCTTATTTCTAGGTCGCAAGGATTCAATCTCGAAAGTTTATTTGAGAAGCAGATG GGCCTTGTGAAGCGAGAAACCCGATTTACTTCTCAGCACCCCGCAAATGAAATCATGTGTAAAATCGAGGAAACTGCAAAGCCTTTGGGCTTTAATGTTCATAAAAGAGATTACAAG ATGAAACTGCGGGGTGATAAAACTGGAAGAAAAGGCCACCTTTCTGTGGCTACAGAG GTTTTTGAGGTGGCACCTTCACTCCACATGGTTGAGCTCCGTAAAACTGGTGGTGACACGTTGGAGTTTCATAAG CTTCTCGTCGGGCTTGAAGGATATAGTTTGGCAACCTGA
- the LOC104443323 gene encoding probable plastid-lipid-associated protein 10, chloroplastic isoform X2, with the protein MELAFGPPSSFPPAKTCTRETDGFPTSHRVPFKLYDQRGARSVTCCATQRAQVPELSLENEKHNLLRAVQETQRGLITSADQRSNIEEAMVNLECYCSGVPIDLVKLDGTWRLQYTSARDVLILLESAATLPFFQVGQIFQKFNCLDQSNGGVVYNVVKWSIPTLLEEDNGVTLLVSAKFSVLSARNIYLQFEEVTFEDINISGELQALIAPALLPRSFFSLQILQFIRTFKAQIPLGNQDRRSVGGLYYLSYLDNNMLLGRAVGGGGAFVFTRAQPL; encoded by the exons ATGGAATTGGCGTTTGGACCTCCGTCATCCTTCCCGCCTGCAAAGACGTGTACCCGCGAAACTGATGGTTTTCCAACAAGTCACCGCGTCCCGTTCAAGCTATATGATCAACGAGGAGCTCGTTCAGTTACTTGTTGCGCCACCCAGAGAGCCCAG GTGCCAGAGCTTTCGTTGGAGAATGAGAAACACAATCTTCTAAGAGCTGTCCAGGAAACCCAGCGAGGTCTTATTACCAGTGCCGATCAACGTTCTAACATTGAAGAGGCTATG GTGAACCTCGAGTGTTACTGTTCTGGTGTGCCAATTGATCTGGTGAAGTTGGATGGGACATGGCGTCTGCAGTATACCTCTGCTCGTGATGTTCTCATTCTTCTTGAGTCTGCTGCTACTCTTCCTTTCTTCCAG GTTGGGcagattttccaaaaattcaattgCCTGGATCAGTCAAATGGTGGTGTTGTCTACAATGTTGTCAAATGGAGCATCCCGACTTTGCTAGAG GAAGACAATGGTGTTACTCTGCTTGTTTCCGCAAAATTTTCAGTCCTTTCTGCTCGTAACATTTACCTTCAGTTTGAAGAG GTAACTTTTGAAGATATAAACATCAGTGGGGAGCTGCAAGCTCTAATAGCTCCAGCTCTGCTTCCACGGTCATTTTTCAGCTTGCAG ATCTTGCAGTTTATTCGTACTTTTAAGGCTCAGATCCCCTTAGGAAATCAAGATAG GCGATCAGTTGGTGGATTATACTATCTTTCGTATTTAGATAACAACATGCTGTTGGGGCGCGCTGTTGGCGGTGGAGGAGCCTTTGTTTTCACCAGAGCTCAACCTCTTTAG